The proteins below come from a single Conger conger chromosome 10, fConCon1.1, whole genome shotgun sequence genomic window:
- the LOC133138493 gene encoding PAK4-inhibitor inka2-like, with translation MLCLRESGDCLREQMQCMMRSLQDLKQIRGGCGPPSRPLAAVRPCQRAPARERLTRLRISDASEASTYDSACCLASPMEEDEDEEEERAERLALGSPSSEKSVDFDSGYSEASWQDEGVVLRRTRNVRVSSSACLRTNRGSAGRVRPKSTSDACLERWTSFEASDPEDWTTSLLTRGRNRQPLVLGDNSFADLIKNWMDLPDCPDPAEPKPNVGRRVAKDFLVNLRRKFAGMSKTVECQAKSDSSRGHRTAASPKRLSCPVGFQPPPPFFHQSHTGLHELGTDFYQFTALMKTGSRQPIICNDIIGYI, from the coding sequence CTGTGCCTGAGAGAGTCGGGAGACTGCCTCCGGGAGCAGATGCAGTGCATGATGAGGTCCCTGCAGGACCTGAAGCAGATCCGGGGGGGCTGCGGGCCCCCGAGCCGGCCCCTGGCAGCAGTGCGGCCCTGCCAGAGGGCCCCGGCCCGCGAGCGACTCACCCGCCTGCGCATCTCGGACGCCAGCGAGGCCAGCACCTACGACTCGGCCTGCTGCCTGGCCAGCCCCatggaggaggacgaggacgaggaggaggagcgcgCGGAGCGGCTGGCGCTGGGCTCCCCCAGCAGCGAGAAGAGCGTGGACTTTGATTCTGGGTACTCGGAGGCCTCGTGGCAGGACGAAGGCGTGGTGCTGCGGAGGACCAGGAATGTCCGAGTGTCCTCCAGCGCCTGCCTCCGCACCAATCGGGGGTCCGCCGGAAGGGTGCGCCCCAAATCTACCTCGGACGCTTGTCTGGAGCGCTGGACCTCCTTCGAGGCCAGCGACCCCGAGGACTGGACCACGTCCCTCTTGACCCGAGGGCGGAACCGTCAGCCTCTGGTGCTGGGGGACAACAGCTTCGCCGACCTCATCAAGAACTGGATGGATCTCCCCGATTGTCCCGATCCAGCGGAACCAAAGCCCAACGTGGGCCGGCGCGTAGCCAAGGACTTTTTGGTCAACTTGAGACGGAAATTTGCGGGAATGTCAAAAACTGTGGAGTGCCAGGCGAAATCGGATTCCTCTCGGGGACACAGGACTGCTGCTTCCCCAAAACGTCTCTCCTGCCCTGTGGGCTTCCAGCCCCCGCCCCCGTTCTTCCACCAGTCCCACACAGGCCTACATGAACTGGGGACGGACTTCTACCAGTTCACTGCACTGATGAAGACAGGCAGTCGGCAGCCAATAATCTGCAATGACATTATTGGGTACATCTGA